The region ATTTATATGGAAATATACCTTATGAATTAGTTGTTACGTAATGAATAAAGGACATTGGAAAACCAAGTAACTACACTAGCTTAGTGTACGCGATTGAATTAAATTCAAGTTGCCATTTACAATTAGTTCTAAATGTGACTGGCTTGTAATAAAAggaaaattaaacatattccTTGTCTCCTGCATCAAACGACCTTATTTACAGTTCTCCGTTGAGCAGTTTCTTGTCAAACAAAAATTCTCCAATCGGACCGTAAGTATCCATCATTTTTCGAAGGGTTGTGTATTTTCCAGCCAGATCGCGCTGTCCTCTGTATTGCTCATCCAGGAAATCGGCGGTAAGATAATCTACCAACTATaaaaaaggtaaaagaaaTACTGGATTACATAGAAGTGACGGCTtgatagaaatatttcaatccaATGTCCAATGAAAacgtcaatgaaaaaattatttctctcaACCGAATCTGAGTGCCCATGCCGTCATGATAGGGCTAAGTACACGATAAAACCAGAAATTACATATCATGTTTTCCTTAAATAACTATGATGTCAAGTACGGCTTGAGACTGCACGATAGACGCGacgaaataaataatgttGTATTTCAGACCCGTAAGAATTAGCATCGTGATCGTGATAACACTCTTCAATAATTCATAATGTTATCTCGTACGTGCAGTTCTTTGAGTAACGATACAAACTCCGTTACGTGAGAATCTGTAATCTGGCTTAATCACAATTGATTGATAATTGGTACAACgccattttcaaatttcacagaTCCTTTTATGGAGATAGAAGTTTTACACGATATGAATGCCAAGCTTGCTTTGATCTTTTACTTTGTAACAATGTAGAAATCGTTTAATATGTGCGATAAACAGCGTTCAACAAGTATCCAATCATTTTTAATGTGTATGCGTAACAGTACTCACGTGATAATCGTTTTTGGCTCCGTTTGGTGGTGTCTCGCAGTTGGTAATTACTTTTCGAATATTCGTTGTAACGTTGACTTCCTTGGCAAGGGCATCTTTAAGTGCTTGTACTCCGTCCCGCCATTCTAATTTTGGAGCAGTCTATACAGACCAGGCCAAGAgaacaaatattttctttgttattaaCACATTTACTGCTCTGAAATACAGCCtaataatatttgtttaataTTTCGCGTAATTTTATACAATCGACTATAAATATTGTCAAGATACGCGTTTTTACACTTTCAAAGCTATATATTTAATGCATTTGAAATGAACAGattcaattttgattgaaTTGTAATTAACTATATCATTCGCATTGTACTCAAGTTATTTCGAATTAATTTTGAGTGTAAATCTCAGACAATTCACGAGATATTATAATGCGTATcatttataaaagtttttttgctACACAGCCTAAATTACGCACACGTCTTCGACGACAAGTTCAATGCTAATATATTATATCCATATTTGACGTATTTGCGTTATTTGGGATTAGATtaaaaactttcaaatatttattcacggTTAGCGTTGTTAGTATCGAagctaatatttttatttgctaATATTCCTTGTGAACGAATTAAAACTTACCAACGATGCCGGGAGTAGATTCTGGAAGTCCCGAGTTACGTCTCCTCGCATTAACATGTATTCAATAAGTTTGATCGCATGTTCACGTTCTTCATCCGCTGCTTGCATGAACAACTTACTGAATCCAGGTCTGCTTACACTGTCACGTGAAAAGTAAGCACCCTAGAGGTGAAAATTTGATGAGAAAAAGTAACTTGTTTTCGAAGGTCGAAAGACGAGGAAATAGATTCTCAGAATGAATAGCAAAATGGAATGACTTGTTACCATGGCGAGATATGTCATGGACGCGCCGATTTCCATTTTCACTTGATCCTTTAATTCTTCGGTACATGAGTCAACCATGTCTATCCATGGAGTATCGATCACGGCGTCCGGGATTTGACCTtcaaagggaaattgaaaaatgattaactGTACCGAATGTTTGATAAATGTTACCATTGTTCAAAAGGttggataattttcaattcatatttCACACGTGTCGGTAAAGTTCCCCGTCCTGATTGTTTCTTCTAAACAAATTCGTGat is a window of Neodiprion pinetum isolate iyNeoPine1 chromosome 4, iyNeoPine1.2, whole genome shotgun sequence DNA encoding:
- the LOC124215916 gene encoding ferritin heavy chain-like; the encoded protein is MNFIYGFLLVFGFVYVAPGVQSICQIPDAVIDTPWIDMVDSCTEELKDQVKMEIGASMTYLAMGAYFSRDSVSRPGFSKLFMQAADEEREHAIKLIEYMLMRGDVTRDFQNLLPASLTAPKLEWRDGVQALKDALAKEVNVTTNIRKVITNCETPPNGAKNDYHLVDYLTADFLDEQYRGQRDLAGKYTTLRKMMDTYGPIGEFLFDKKLLNGEL